The region AAAATTCAATCATTGTTGTTATGTTTCTGAGCGATTCAAAAACACTGGAATTTCTAAACTAAAAAGCCTGGGGGAAACTGGGAGCAAGTCCAAGGGCCCCTGCTCAAACAGCTGCGTCGATCATAGGCTTCGGAGGCAGGGACTAAATCAGGGGTTCTCCACTTGTGGTTCGAGACCTCTTTCACGGGGGTCgcatgtcagatatcctgaaCATCGATATTTACATCgtaattcataacagcaaaactgtagttatgaagtggcaatgaaaatcattttatgcttgggggtcaccacagcatgaggaactgtattagcgggtcgcagcgttaggaaggttgagaaccactgggctggAGGAAGGTGCTCGACTTGAGGAAGCAGCTATGCACTTCTACCCAAGCGCTATGTTCAACATTGAGCCCAAGTTTTGATGGACACCCGCTATTCTTGGTTGTGTTTCTCCGGTGTGTTTGACCTATCCTGTGCCATGACTTGTATgttcttcttgctttctctccaaTCTCAGTGCCCTGCCTTCTTGCCAGGTTGATGTGTGGTGgggtttgttgtgtgtgtttgtttcagaCAGTGTTTCATGTAATTTGCTGTCTGTGTTACACTGCTCAGGGGTGGTcttcaacttctgatcttcttgcctctgcctgggGATTGTAGACATATACCGACATGCGCAGTTTATGTGGTACAGGGTGGGCGGCGTcctgcgtgctaggcaagcagtcttcTAACGAAACCACATCTCCAGacccggggtgtgtgtgtgtgtgtgtgtgtgtgtgtgtgtgtgtgtgtgtgtgtgtgtgtcctttaagGAACTTGTCAAGTCTCAAGAAATCacttttctggggttggggatttagctcagtggtagagcgcttgcctagggaagcgcaaggccctgggttcggtccccaactcggaaaaaaaaaaaaaaaaccaaaaaaaaaatcacttttctttggTCTATAACTTACCACAATATATTCTAGAACACCCAGTGTGTTCttgttattaataaaaattttctttctgaattttgcGAGTGTCCAAACCAGATTTTGGAAAACCAAGCTCTTTTCTCCAACACTACCACTCTGGTGGTGTTCCTTTTCATGTTGCTCTTGTGAATTGCAGCTTGCAGTGGAAGAAAAGACAGCGCACACTGCTTGGGGAACTGTGTCTGTTACTTTTTGCCaatgttcctcttttccttttccctttctgttcctttcaTCTGTCTTTGAGGCAAACTCTCCCTATGTAGGGCAAGCATAACCTTCAAACCTAATATCCATCCTATCTCAGTCTATCTCAGTCTACAGAGCACTGGGAGCTCAGACACAGGCCACAAGGCATGGATCTTACATTTTCTCTTGCATGGTGTATTTCTGTGTCACAAGAAACAGAGCTCAGCTCATCTGAGCAGGGTAGTGGGTCCAGCTACATTTACTCCTTAGGAAATGTACAGCCAGTGTTTGTGTTTCTGGTACTAAAGTCAAAGTTGTCATCATCAGGGCAAGGGAGAGTCCTCAAGACTCTGGGCTAGCTTCTTATCCTTTACCAGGTTCCAAAGACAACTGCGTTAGTGTGTAAACAGTGCACTAGGTCTCCAGACCATTCAAGGCCACCCAATAAGCATCAACTGGAAGGTTATTCAGGAGGGGAAAATTTGAGGTAGAAGGACAAGGTAGATGGTCAAGGGGTGTGAGTTATGTAGCTTGGTATCCATTAACGTAAAATTAGTTGATTATAGAGTGTAGCTACAGTAAAGGGCTGCTTGCATCTGGAATTCCAGTGCTTAGGAAGCAGAACTAGGAAGACTGGTGCACATTTAAGACTCTTATCTGCATACTGAATTCAAGACCAGAGTTGGCTACAGAGCGAGAGCTtatcttaagaaacaaaacaaaaagggaaagaaaagaatatatacaaCTCCTTTCTAATTCACAGGCGAGATACGCAGAGGGGAAATGATATTTTGCCACAGACTGAGCCTGTGATAATAGAGGTACCGGGGTAAGAGCAAGGACTGTTTCCATGGTCTACAAGGAAGACTCAGGTGTGTGAGGACTCTGCAGTCCAGTGAGAGTGAGTGTACCCAGCCACTGGAGAGTGTCGGAGAACTCCCTTGGGTTATGTTCTGTTACTGTTATCAAAATACATTTCTCCATCTGAGAActcttatcaaaaacaaaacgTTTATCAAGACAAAAGCCTATCATAAAGAGCAGTAAAATTTACCATGGCAACTTGTTTCACTTGTTTGTATTCGATTTCATCCCGGTAGCCTGCTTGCTGAAATCTGTACAGATTTTCTATCTCCTCTGACCATTTCTTGGCACGACTTATTGATTTTGGTTTCACATCAGAAGTAGCCATGGCTACAGAGACCTTATTAGCAATTATTTCTGAAAGAAGTTAGAATAATATTAATAGGTAACATAATAATTATGATTTTCAAGACCTTTAGAATGGTCAAAagtgatggggggagggagggaaagacagagagagagagagagagagagagacagagagagacagacagagacagagggagagagggagggagataaggagggagggggagagagagagggagagaaagagagagagagagagagagacagacagacagacagacagacagagggagggagaagagagaggaagagagagagagagagagagagagagagagagagagagagagagagagagcatgcctcAGAGTGAACATTTCACATCATTTTAACATTCATTTCCAATACTGTTACTTTGTTACTTTTGGGAAACAAACCGATACACCTAAACTACTCCTAAACCCTGGAAAATATACAGAGAATAGTTAATTTCATCACCAAATAAAATTGCACTTGGAGTTATTTAGTAGTGTTCTGATGTCCCATTCTGAGACTCTGCAGTAGATAGTGTATATTTATGAGAAcatactgtcatttttttttaaaaatttttattgagatGGTAgtttagaatatatatacacatatatgtatagtttgcaatatatacatatacattattatatatgtatatatacacatcattatatatgtatatgtacatacacatatttctgttttaacttttcttggatattttatgtatttacagttcaaatgttattccctttccccccatctcttatacccctccccctgcttctatgaggttgcttccactcccacccacccattcccatctTAATGCCCTgcgcattcccctacattgaggaaacaagccttcacaggacctcctattgatgctggacaatgccatcctctgctacatatgcagctagagccatggatctctccatgtgtactcattgatttgtggtttagtccctgggagctcaaccactctggaaatcagtctggtgcttcctcagaaaattggacatagcactacctgaggactcagttataccactcctgggcatacacccaaaagatgccccaacatataacgaGGACACATGCGCCactataatagctagaagctagaaagaacccagaggaatggatacagaaaatgtggtacatttacgactacatgaaattcttaggcaaatggatggaacaggaaAATCTCATCCCCAGTGAGCTAACATaaatgtcacaaaagaacatacatggtatgcattcactgataagtagatattagcccaaaagcttggaatacctaagaaaaaattcacagatcatatgaagttcaagaaaaaagatcaaaatgtggatgtttcattaCTTCTTAGGAGGAGGAATAAAacactcacgggaggaaatatagggacaaagagtggagcagggactaatggaaaggccatccagagactactttacctggggatccattgcatatgcagccaccaaacccagtcactattgctgatgccaagaagtgcttgctgacaggagcctgatatgagtgacttctgagaggctctgccagagccctactgatacagatgaggatggttgcagctaaccattggactgaacacagggaccccaatggaggagtcagagaaaggactgaaggagctgaaggggtttgcaaccccataggaagaacaacaatatcaaccaaccagaccccactatACTGTCATTTCTAGCTGCTCAAGATATTGTCAAAATATTCCATCACTAGTCCATCGATTTATATCCTCACTCCCTTCCCCTTTTTATCcctccttaaaaaacaaaaaaaagagtgtgAATGTCCTCATCAAGGTGTAGTGATGGATTTGTGAGGTCAAGACAGAAGGATCCGGCGtaaggccatcctgggcttcTCACAAGTCACAAGAGTAGACAGTCTTCTCTTTTAATTCGCTTTCTTGCTCTCGAGGCTCCCCATCTATTTCTAGGTTTCTGAAGACACCATAACCTATTTTCTTGGGTCACAGTGTCACACTGCTCTGGTAGACCAGCGTGGGAAGACAGCCGCACACACCCCGCACTAGTGGTTTGGCTGTTGTGTTAGGTCATGGGTGTTAAATGACCCCGGTGGTTACTGCTGGTCTAGGATGTTCGACCGTCCAACTCTAGTTCACATTAATTGTCCTCTTTCCAAACTTTGATTGCTGACTTTTCCCTCCGGTTACTGGGACTGAACCCGAGACCTTTTGAATGTTAGGCAAATACCTTTGAGCTACACGCCCAATACCACAGCTAGATTTCAATGATATTgtcttgtatttgtttttctaaattattattttgttacaaAAAAAATAGTTGACATAAAGTACCCAGAAAATTTCCCCACAATTTCTCGAATCCATTCTATTAAACCTGTCTCTTTCATGTAAAACATAAAGAAGTTTGTCATGTCATAAAGAAGTTCCCAGAAGGAAATTTACGTATTTTTCAATCACTGTAACAAATTCTCATtaggttaatttttttaaatgccaagaAATACATTAACGATGCAATGGTAGAAAAGGTAAAACCATCCTTGCATCAATTAGAAATATCCCTCCTTGCCGCTGGGTGAACATTATCCCAAACATACGATAAATCAGGAGTGCATGAGCAGATTCACAACTAAGGCCTTTACTAGTGCATTAAATTTACTTTTGCGGAGGGAAAATTagggaagggaaaaataataCAGACTTGCTGAATTTCCTTGAATATTTCCTCAGTGTGAAAAATGTAGCCTAAGAGTCTGTTTGGCTTAGCTCcagatttaaattaatttaaatgaaattcctGGGAGTTGTATAATTCCAATTCTGACTAAACCCATAATGTGCCAGACGAATCGTTAGAATTGCTTTTGGcattccccccgccccccacccccccggtGTGCAAGTTGACGAGCACTTTGGTTAGATTAGAGAAAACGGAGTTCTGGTTAGCGGGTGGGTTCTAAACCTTTGCCGCTCAGTTGTGCGGATGCAGGCtcgtgttttattttatcttattgatcTCATTGCTGTGATATTGTAAGGATCTTGGAAAGTCTGAGAAAACAACGAACCAGTTTGTTTTAAAATCCCCTTCTTGTTTGATAAAGCCCTTCACGTCACCAGTACACTATACACTAGCTATGACTCACACTGAGTTGGACACGTGCAGTGAGAGCTTGCTTAACCCCTTTATACAGGGGAGATGAATTACATACATTGAAGATGTGATACGAGGAATCACGAGAAGGAAAAGTGTGGAGCAATGTACTCAAAGAGCATtcaagctgagtgtggtggtgtgcacacttaatcccaacacttggagggcagagacagacaaatcttTGCGAGCTCGAGGCCAGCTGCTCTAGAGAGAAGAGTTCcatccagggcagccagagctacgaGGTCAGAGCCTTTtctcaaacacaaagcaaaacagaaccagTCAagtggccagagagatggctcagtggttacgagttTTTAATTGTCCTTGCAGAAGATGGACCCAGCAAGAACTCCCACCCACCTCTAtgtctagctccaggagatcaccactgccctctgctggcccccCTGGACACTGCACGCAGTTGTACGTGCCACTCTTAGACACGTgaatacatcattaaaaataattttaaaataataaaaccttttaaaacacTCAAAATTAGTCATGTCTCCCAATGAAGTTAGTGGCTGAGTGGCTTTCGTGCTTCTGCAGAAAAAGCGCTTTTTTTCCTCAGGGCAGTGGCACGGGGCACAGTGTGGCTTCCTTGTCTGGCTTAATCTAGGCTTTGAAGTTTGACCTATAACAAAATACTTTGACTTGCTTGTATCATTCAAAAAGGTTCTCCTGAGCGTATGCCAGGGGCACCATGCCGCTCTGAGATTGAGCACTTGTGTCAACTATGCATCTAAAAATGCCACATGTTGTAGGAGGGTGGGGAAGGCACTACCTTGAGTTGAAGTCACAGGGAATTGCTGTTTTTCTCAGTAGTACCACCCACCACCTTAAAGACACTATCGGACATTTGAAAATTTAATGtgaaattgaattgaattgaattgacgGAAATGCAGCTCCTGCGGTGACTACGCTATAATGCACATCCTATCCTTCCCAGTTATTAAGTGGATCCAGTCACCTGGGAACAGCCTGTGGTGTTCAGGAGCCATCGACTCTCAACCCCTGGGTCTGACTTGAAGAAAAACTATCGATGGTGTTATTTAGCAGATCATCAGCTCCACCAATCCTAAAGTGAAGACTTTTACAGCACCAAAAATCCACAGTAGCCATCTCCCTGTCCTGTCCTCACCTGCCTGTCTCACCTCCTTACTGACGGAATTGGCAAATGCATTGACTTATGACTGTCCTTTGCTCTGTGGCTACAAAGTTCATTTACTGTCTTCCACGGTGGAACAAGACATGCACGGTGAGCTGGATCCATGTTCTTGGGTCATGGCCGCATTCACATTTGGCCTAGACTATCTTTAGAATGAGAGCCATGGTTTGAATAGACAAACTAAAGttcagaggtggggggggagagagagagagagagagagagagagagaggaggaagaagaagagggagagaaggtgagggaggaagggagggagagaaggagggagggagggggagagagagagagggagagagaggggggggggggagagaaaaggggagagggaggggggaagagagagaagaaggggggggggaggaggggaggaggaggaaaggagggaagggggggggggggaggggagagggggagggagagggagagagagagagggaggagggggaaaaggtcagggagggggggaaggggagagggagagagggggagagggagagagaaaattccTTATTGAAATGCTTCTGTGACTATGGGGGAATACAGTGTCATTATTAATTCTGCTGTAACTCAGTACTTTAAAATGCAGTGGTTTGCTCACTGCTGGGtggagtgcatgtgtgcgtgtggtggtggtggtggtggtggtggtggggctcaTAACATACATTGTCCTTTCTGAGCCTGAAGTGCCTCAGAGAGACTTTTGTGATCTGGCAGGTCTAGGTGGGACAGAAGTCaagcaggaggagaaagcagaggactGAATTTTTTGAAGTACTTCATCCATGACTGAAGGGAAGTCAGAAGAACTGGCAGACATTAAActgatggaaacaaacaaaacaaaaaggagaagaaaaagagaaagaaagtgcacaggaagaaaaaagaaaaacaaaacaaaacaaaaaaaaaccacgtGGAACCACCCAAAATCTAGAGAGCTTGTGAGCCTGTAAGCCAAACCTTGTAAACCGTACAGATCATCTGGAGAAGTTGAAGAAACCATTAGAGCCAAGACTACAGTGTTCTTTGGTTATGAAATTTACCTCAAAGATAAGCATCTATATCCAGAGGCAGCTTATTTGGCCAAGGAGCTAAACACAGGCCTACTGGGGCATGTATCCTTGTTCCTGGTGGCAATGTGTCGGGCCCTTGGCGTTCATGCTGCTCTTAGGATGTCAATGGCTCCGAACAAGATTAAATGCCTGAAAACAATCAACTTTATCTACCATGCTggctttaaaaatacaaacatacatatttatgcatatgtgtaagtCTAAAATTTAAACACCCTATaatgccttaaaaaaataaaaagggggtgggggatgtcaGATCACACACAAAAGAATGACACATGGTGAACTGTGCCTTGAGGGAACTGTGAGAGaagttccaggaaaaaaaaagacagagggcCTTTTATTTCAGGTGCATTTTGTTTCCTGGATTGCTCTTGAATGTGATTTCATGCCTCCTGTGTTAAATATCTGCATTCAATTTATAAAACCTGTTTGTTTGTGCCTCCTGCAGTGACAGACGTTCGAATGCAGTTATAAGACAGCTCACTGGGTATTGGAACATAGCCACAGGGGCCAATCTGGCGAGACTATGTGCTGAGTTGCTGTCCTCGGTCGACCTGAATCTGGTTGTGGCCTTCTGCCTGGCTGTCATGCCTTCCCAGACATGATCAATAGCAGCGCCAGGCAATTGTGTTTAAATTGCTCTGGCCTAAGAGAGTTCTGGGAAAGGGCTGCTCTGTTTATTGATATAAACATATGTGCTTACTGATGTTTACTTACGTGACTTTTCTGACCTCAAATGACCTTCCTTGAATCACTGCTTTCTTTATTACGTGAATGTATAAAGGTACACGGAAACCGAAGGGGTCTATGGCATTAGACGGtagtccttcctttttttttggtttttttttttttttttttttgttggaggTGTTACTGACCAGACACCAACCATGCTGAGTCAGAAGCATATCTTGTTGTATTAGTCCACATGATAAAAACGTGTCACAACCATTTCGGAGGAAACCTT is a window of Rattus rattus isolate New Zealand chromosome 14, Rrattus_CSIRO_v1, whole genome shotgun sequence DNA encoding:
- the Meig1 gene encoding meiosis expressed gene 1 protein homolog, with the translated sequence MATSDVKPKSISRAKKWSEEIENLYRFQQAGYRDEIEYKQVKQVAMVDRWPETGYVKKLQRRDNTFYYYNKQRECEDKEVHKVKIYAY